A genomic segment from Amygdalobacter nucleatus encodes:
- a CDS encoding formate--tetrahydrofolate ligase: MSDCKLEPITKVAAKLGLTSENVYAYGPYKAKLPLSLMRKNPKGKLILVTATSPTPLGEGKTTMAIGLADAMAKLGKSVCAALREPSMGPTFGLKGGACGGGQAKIVPEDEINLHFTGDFAAITQANNLIAACLDNHIYWGNELQIDPAKIVFKRALDLNERSLRNFNYLIKQPKSVENQQTYNVSGQFNITAASELMAIFGLASDFKDLRQRLDNILLAFNFNSEPVYLRSLKITDALLLILKDAFNPNLVQTAKHNPAIVHGGAFANIANGTNSFVSTKLACSLADYVVTEAGFGADLGLEKYFDLLAGPRQLKVDCVVLVTSLRALKYQAGLALKDTTKENLYALETGLANLKRHMQIIQNFQVPFVVCLNKFANDTETEINFLKAKLNEQGLTLAVADVFSQDSEGADDLAHKVIQKIVSEANVANAKQLFSENADLMTKLTCIAKQIYGAKDVSLSEEAEADLALIRQQGWESMSLCIAKTPSSFTDQANLLNAPTDFTLHVTSFSAYRGANFIVAHCGKVLTMPGLPKKPAACEMICSDAEINL, from the coding sequence ATGTCAGATTGCAAATTAGAACCAATTACAAAGGTTGCAGCTAAATTGGGTTTAACGAGTGAAAACGTATATGCTTATGGACCATACAAAGCTAAATTGCCACTTTCTCTTATGCGTAAAAATCCTAAAGGCAAGTTGATTTTAGTCACAGCTACTTCCCCAACCCCGTTAGGTGAGGGCAAAACTACAATGGCTATTGGCTTAGCCGATGCCATGGCTAAGTTAGGTAAGTCTGTTTGTGCCGCTTTACGGGAACCATCAATGGGGCCAACTTTTGGTCTGAAAGGTGGAGCTTGCGGTGGCGGTCAAGCCAAAATTGTGCCAGAGGATGAAATTAATTTGCATTTCACTGGCGATTTTGCCGCAATTACTCAGGCGAACAATTTGATTGCAGCTTGTTTGGACAATCACATTTATTGGGGTAATGAATTACAGATTGATCCAGCTAAGATCGTGTTTAAACGCGCCCTTGATCTGAACGAACGCTCTTTAAGAAATTTCAATTATCTAATTAAGCAACCTAAATCAGTTGAAAATCAGCAGACATATAATGTCAGTGGCCAGTTTAATATCACTGCAGCTAGTGAATTGATGGCGATTTTTGGCTTAGCTAGTGATTTTAAGGATTTACGGCAGCGCTTGGATAACATTTTATTGGCCTTTAATTTTAATTCTGAACCTGTATATTTACGTAGCCTAAAGATTACAGATGCCTTGCTTTTGATTTTGAAAGATGCTTTTAATCCTAATCTTGTGCAGACAGCAAAGCATAATCCTGCCATTGTCCATGGTGGGGCCTTTGCCAATATTGCTAATGGCACCAATTCTTTTGTTTCTACTAAATTAGCCTGTTCTTTGGCTGATTATGTCGTAACAGAAGCTGGTTTTGGCGCCGATTTGGGCTTGGAGAAGTATTTTGACTTGTTAGCTGGTCCTAGACAGCTGAAAGTTGATTGTGTTGTTTTAGTAACTAGTTTACGTGCTTTGAAATATCAAGCAGGCTTAGCATTAAAAGATACAACTAAAGAAAATTTATACGCGCTTGAAACTGGTTTAGCTAATTTAAAAAGACATATGCAAATTATTCAGAATTTTCAAGTTCCATTTGTTGTTTGCTTAAATAAGTTTGCGAATGATACAGAGACAGAGATTAACTTTTTAAAAGCTAAGTTAAATGAGCAGGGACTGACATTGGCAGTCGCTGATGTTTTTAGTCAAGATAGTGAAGGAGCAGATGACCTAGCGCATAAGGTTATTCAGAAAATTGTAAGCGAAGCTAACGTAGCTAATGCGAAACAATTATTTTCTGAAAATGCTGATCTTATGACCAAACTAACTTGCATTGCTAAACAGATTTATGGTGCAAAAGATGTTAGCTTGAGTGAAGAAGCTGAAGCTGATTTGGCACTTATCAGGCAACAAGGCTGGGAGTCCATGTCTCTATGTATTGCCAAGACGCCAAGTTCATTTACTGATCAGGCGAATTTGCTAAATGCACCGACTGATTTTACTTTACATGTGACGAGCTTTTCTGCCTATCGGGGCGCTAATTTCATCGTGGCACATTGTGGCAAGGTTCTAACTATGCCAGGCTTACCAAAAAAGCCAGCTGCTTGTGAGATGATTTGTTCAGATGCTGAAATTAATTTATAA
- the dtd gene encoding D-aminoacyl-tRNA deacylase: MRALIQRVKQAKVEIGGEKISEIQQGLLIFLGVCDQDTEELTAKFWQKIKNLRIFEDENHKTNLSLSDIGGSVLIVSQFTMYANCQKGNRPSFVEAGKPDHAKQIYLKMLELAQADVKNVGHGEFGADMLVSLQNDGPFTIYLDSENLHLQ, translated from the coding sequence ATGCGTGCATTAATTCAAAGAGTTAAACAAGCCAAAGTAGAAATTGGCGGCGAAAAAATTTCTGAAATTCAGCAAGGTTTACTTATTTTTCTCGGCGTCTGTGATCAGGATACTGAAGAGCTGACGGCTAAATTTTGGCAAAAGATTAAAAATTTGCGTATTTTCGAGGATGAAAATCATAAGACGAATTTAAGCTTGAGTGATATTGGTGGCAGCGTTTTAATCGTTTCACAATTTACCATGTATGCTAATTGCCAAAAAGGCAATCGCCCCAGCTTTGTTGAAGCAGGTAAACCAGATCATGCAAAACAGATTTATCTTAAAATGCTTGAGTTAGCCCAAGCTGATGTTAAGAATGTCGGCCATGGTGAGTTCGGCGCAGATATGTTGGTTAGCTTACAGAATGACGGACCTTTTACCATTTATCTTGATAGCGAAAATTTACATTTACAATAA
- a CDS encoding cytochrome c biogenesis CcdA family protein has protein sequence MSIYFLLFVQGLISFVSPCVLPMVPVYLIYLAANEKQKFKTRVFNLLGFVCGLSLVFVALGMTASSLARIIMLNRRLFTQITGILVIMLGIYYFAYEKIAQSKLKLRFDHLLVAIGWKKDAALADKLYEKAVKEPEKVHFWSACLIGIAFSLTSSPCISPNLSYALLLAANSETVWQGAALLLMYSLGLAIPFVIVGLAANYLQGSINFFKVHGRTFQKIAACLMIIVGILMLSGGIGHYTSWLKNLIA, from the coding sequence GTGAGTATTTATTTTTTGCTCTTTGTCCAAGGCTTGATCAGCTTTGTTTCACCGTGCGTATTGCCGATGGTGCCTGTGTACTTGATTTATTTAGCGGCGAATGAAAAGCAAAAATTTAAGACAAGAGTATTTAACTTGCTCGGCTTTGTCTGTGGCCTTAGCTTAGTCTTTGTTGCTTTAGGTATGACAGCTAGCAGCTTGGCTAGAATCATTATGTTGAATCGGCGCTTGTTTACGCAGATTACAGGTATTTTGGTGATTATGCTTGGCATTTATTACTTTGCTTACGAAAAAATTGCCCAAAGTAAATTAAAATTACGTTTTGATCATTTGCTAGTAGCTATTGGCTGGAAAAAAGATGCTGCCTTAGCCGACAAGTTATATGAAAAGGCCGTAAAAGAGCCTGAAAAAGTCCATTTTTGGTCTGCTTGTTTGATCGGTATTGCTTTTAGCTTGACAAGCTCACCTTGTATATCGCCTAATCTGAGCTATGCATTGCTTTTGGCAGCAAATAGCGAGACAGTTTGGCAGGGTGCTGCACTATTACTTATGTATAGTTTAGGCTTAGCAATTCCGTTTGTAATAGTTGGCTTAGCTGCCAATTATCTTCAAGGTAGTATCAACTTTTTCAAAGTCCATGGGCGGACTTTCCAGAAAATTGCTGCTTGTTTGATGATTATAGTTGGAATTTTGATGTTAAGTGGTGGTATTGGCCATTATACAAGTTGGTTAAAAAATCTTATTGCTTAG
- a CDS encoding TlpA family protein disulfide reductase — translation MHKFSKRSLTYILTAALLLTSACSAKSKDIQTLASSTDKAQTETNESVASETGTEASKARIKLIDALKLKDAKGAEFDKGTLSGKSVLVTFWTTWCQYCKDELASLNKIAADYKQNDKFQILLVNVTNSNSTVEMATNYLKENAIDLPIAFISQDDASELGIPGFPFNLVLNQEGNLTKLVVGDKSTQYFFGATEEQLRNFIKQVAEA, via the coding sequence ATGCATAAATTTAGCAAAAGAAGTTTAACATATATTCTTACGGCAGCGTTGCTATTGACAAGCGCTTGCAGTGCAAAATCTAAAGATATTCAAACTTTGGCCTCTAGCACAGACAAGGCGCAAACAGAAACCAATGAGTCCGTAGCTAGTGAAACAGGAACTGAGGCAAGTAAGGCTAGAATTAAATTAATCGATGCCTTAAAGCTTAAAGATGCTAAGGGAGCTGAATTTGACAAAGGTACATTGAGCGGCAAATCTGTACTTGTTACGTTCTGGACAACTTGGTGTCAATATTGTAAAGATGAGTTAGCTAGCCTAAATAAGATTGCTGCTGACTACAAGCAAAATGATAAATTCCAAATTTTGCTGGTTAATGTTACAAACTCAAATTCAACAGTTGAGATGGCGACAAATTACCTCAAAGAAAATGCAATTGATTTGCCTATCGCTTTTATAAGCCAAGATGATGCTAGTGAATTAGGTATTCCTGGTTTCCCATTCAATTTAGTCTTGAACCAAGAAGGCAATCTGACCAAATTAGTAGTTGGTGATAAAAGTACACAATATTTCTTTGGTGCAACTGAAGAGCAACTACGTAATTTCATAAAGCAAGTAGCGGAGGCTTAA
- a CDS encoding acyltransferase family protein, producing the protein MVDIQRVQNHKLLSDQQLAPQKPVTQLNLSQQYIGGLAALRVLALLAVCAYHLRPDVFVGGYLAVDLFFIISAYLTTNKLLSNWQQIDLANLYKRRFLKLWSPLFALCTFVLLLAFLFIPKLMQNMLPNYLSSLAFGNNFWQIYLGDSYFAEAVSPSAFKHLWYIAILGQFTLIWPALFKFLAKQNKLRSKLRQELSLLLLILIIVSSLSMALLYKANTDPTNVYYGTLTRAYAYCLGALLAVIVPSARAKSLDKSMHNSNQELDSKRIYFYDLVALPLLCLIIAIWMLLPANSNFTYRGGLLLHAVLCTLLVHCVVVPKTFCNQLFDLKVFSVIAKRAYAYYLWQYAVMIMLREKSTSLGLDRTTSLLLNIVLTLILAELAYRFVKQLNFKHLLQEVKLGQISLASLANLFVVLVFTLSIVPALVNSKPVSKQANAKYKAQIQQAALQAETEQAANDKQANAETKESVNASEKVSSTQPEQTELALEQVKGPYDLQTMLEMTKDDLSKAELDKLGKIKVTAVGDSVLLGCSRALSYLLPNFHYRAKESAQIDKAINDLEQLKNQQRLGDVILLAVGQNGYFNKQQAESLLKIAGDRPVFAYTIFVGKEWETANNAIWYDLAKDFTNLEIVDWHTYAKNNQALLWDGIHPNEKGQKAYARLFARTLLKRLAKAEA; encoded by the coding sequence ATGGTAGATATACAGCGTGTTCAGAACCATAAGTTGCTATCTGATCAGCAACTTGCACCCCAAAAACCAGTTACGCAGCTGAATTTAAGCCAACAGTATATAGGGGGCTTAGCTGCTTTACGAGTTTTAGCCTTGTTAGCTGTGTGCGCTTACCATTTGCGGCCTGATGTGTTTGTCGGCGGCTATCTAGCAGTTGATCTGTTTTTCATTATTTCTGCTTACTTAACTACTAACAAATTACTTTCAAATTGGCAGCAGATCGATTTAGCTAACTTGTATAAGCGGCGCTTTTTGAAACTTTGGTCGCCATTGTTTGCACTCTGCACGTTTGTTTTGTTGCTAGCTTTTTTGTTTATTCCCAAATTGATGCAGAATATGTTGCCCAATTATCTGAGCAGCTTAGCATTTGGCAATAATTTTTGGCAAATATATTTAGGCGATTCTTATTTTGCAGAAGCTGTTAGTCCTTCTGCCTTCAAACACTTGTGGTATATCGCTATTTTGGGGCAATTTACACTTATTTGGCCAGCTTTATTTAAGTTCTTAGCTAAGCAAAATAAGTTACGTTCTAAGCTTAGACAAGAGCTTAGCTTACTTTTACTCATTTTAATTATTGTATCTAGCTTAAGTATGGCGCTTTTATATAAGGCCAATACTGACCCGACCAATGTTTATTATGGAACTTTGACGCGTGCTTACGCTTATTGCTTGGGTGCGCTTTTGGCAGTTATTGTACCAAGCGCACGGGCTAAATCTTTAGACAAGTCGATGCATAATTCTAATCAGGAGTTAGACTCTAAACGCATCTATTTCTATGATTTAGTTGCTTTGCCTTTACTTTGTTTGATTATAGCAATTTGGATGCTTTTACCTGCTAACAGCAATTTCACCTATAGAGGTGGCCTACTTTTGCACGCAGTCCTCTGTACATTATTGGTGCATTGTGTGGTTGTACCTAAGACTTTCTGCAATCAATTATTTGACTTGAAAGTTTTTTCAGTCATTGCTAAACGTGCCTATGCTTATTATCTTTGGCAATATGCCGTTATGATCATGCTTAGAGAGAAGAGCACAAGTTTGGGCTTGGATCGCACAACTAGCTTATTACTCAATATTGTTTTGACCTTGATTTTGGCTGAATTAGCTTATCGCTTCGTCAAACAGCTGAATTTCAAGCACTTATTGCAAGAAGTTAAATTAGGGCAAATTAGTTTAGCTAGCTTGGCTAACTTATTTGTTGTTTTAGTTTTTACGCTTTCAATTGTGCCAGCTTTAGTTAATTCGAAACCTGTTTCTAAACAAGCTAATGCCAAATACAAAGCCCAGATTCAGCAAGCGGCTTTACAAGCTGAAACTGAGCAGGCTGCTAATGATAAGCAAGCTAATGCCGAAACTAAAGAGTCAGTTAATGCTAGCGAAAAAGTAAGTTCTACGCAGCCTGAGCAAACGGAGTTAGCATTGGAGCAGGTCAAAGGTCCTTATGATTTACAGACAATGCTTGAGATGACCAAAGACGATTTAAGCAAAGCTGAATTAGATAAGCTTGGCAAAATTAAAGTGACAGCTGTCGGCGATTCAGTTTTGTTAGGTTGTTCTAGAGCCTTAAGTTATCTATTGCCTAATTTCCACTATCGAGCCAAGGAATCAGCGCAGATTGATAAAGCAATCAATGATTTAGAGCAACTAAAAAATCAGCAGCGTCTAGGAGATGTCATCTTGTTAGCAGTTGGCCAAAATGGCTATTTCAATAAGCAACAAGCTGAGAGCTTACTGAAAATAGCAGGTGACCGTCCTGTCTTTGCTTACACAATTTTTGTTGGTAAAGAGTGGGAAACGGCTAATAATGCTATCTGGTATGATTTAGCGAAAGATTTTACTAATTTGGAAATTGTTGATTGGCACACTTATGCTAAGAATAATCAGGCCTTATTATGGGATGGTATCCATCCTAACGAAAAAGGCCAAAAAGCCTATGCTCGCTTATTTGCCAGAACTTTATTAAAAAGACTAGCAAAAGCTGAAGCATAA